In a genomic window of Tissierella sp. Yu-01:
- a CDS encoding carboxylate--amine ligase, whose protein sequence is MRNKAVVLGANYYVGLSIIRCLGREGVHVVAVDYSEESRYGAKSKYLSEKHLAPHYKENPEGLLNFLIDFSKKQDKKPVLYPGADPYVEFIDKYFDELKEHYLFPMDRKGFWTEVMDKYRMSLLCHKHGVKVPETINSKEENLIERVRDEIKYPCIIKPMDSASFVKAYRRKVFIINSEEELIDKVNMIHKDGHGITIQRIIPGPEENCYCYDAYLNQDSKVTHYTSAYKIRQWPNNFGASTYAKQSWIPELHDICKPFLEAIGFKGFAEIELKRDVNTGVIYLIEVNVRTINFNEMLYKSGLNFPYIAYLEMTDKLPEPKSVEYETGYVFHYMYEDLFAIRGYLKSGQMSLGKIIKDNTFKKVHSTWSWEDPGPGLYFVGTIASKVFRRVLGKE, encoded by the coding sequence ATGAGAAATAAGGCAGTGGTTTTAGGAGCAAATTATTATGTGGGCTTGAGTATTATTAGATGTTTGGGTAGAGAAGGAGTTCATGTTGTAGCGGTGGATTATAGTGAGGAGAGCCGATATGGAGCTAAATCAAAGTATTTAAGTGAAAAACACCTTGCACCACATTATAAGGAAAACCCAGAAGGATTACTGAATTTTTTAATAGATTTTTCTAAAAAGCAAGATAAAAAACCTGTTTTATATCCGGGTGCTGATCCTTATGTTGAATTCATTGATAAATATTTTGATGAATTAAAGGAGCACTATCTATTCCCAATGGACAGAAAAGGATTTTGGACTGAGGTAATGGACAAATATAGGATGAGTTTATTATGCCATAAGCATGGGGTAAAGGTACCGGAGACTATAAATTCTAAGGAAGAAAATCTAATTGAGCGTGTTAGGGATGAAATAAAATATCCATGTATTATAAAGCCAATGGATTCTGCTTCCTTTGTAAAAGCTTATAGAAGAAAGGTATTCATTATTAATTCAGAAGAAGAATTGATTGACAAGGTAAATATGATACATAAAGATGGACATGGAATTACTATTCAAAGAATTATTCCAGGACCAGAAGAAAATTGTTATTGTTATGATGCATATCTAAATCAGGATTCAAAGGTTACTCATTATACATCTGCCTATAAAATTAGACAATGGCCAAATAACTTTGGTGCATCAACCTATGCTAAACAATCATGGATACCTGAATTACATGATATTTGTAAGCCGTTTCTCGAAGCTATAGGATTTAAAGGCTTTGCTGAAATTGAGCTAAAACGGGATGTAAATACTGGCGTAATATATTTAATTGAAGTAAATGTACGAACTATAAACTTTAATGAAATGCTTTATAAGTCAGGGCTAAACTTTCCTTATATAGCCTACCTGGAAATGACAGATAAATTGCCTGAGCCTAAGAGTGTAGAATATGAAACAGGATATGTATTCCACTATATGTATGAGGACTTATTTGCTATTAGAGGATACTTAAAATCAGGCCAGATGTCCTTAGGAAAGATTATCAAGGATAATACATTTAAGAAAGTTCATTCCACTTGGAGTTGGGAAGATCCAGGCCCGGGATTATACTTTGTAGGTACAATA
- a CDS encoding ATP-dependent DNA helicase: protein MNDTIRISVRNLVEFVLRSGDIDNSFMSMSRAVEGTLAHQKVQKSYGPEYKAEVSLKHVVEYEQFTILLEGRADGIITYEDKVVIDEIKSTTRDLETIEEDYNPLHWAQAQIYGFIYAVQNKIDNIDIQLTYVHVETEENKKFIKSLSNKELEDFFYKIIDMYIEWANLTFYWAAIRDETIKDLKFPFESYRRGQRELAVSAYTTIKESKKIFAQAPTGIGKTMSTLFPSIKSIGESLSSKVFYLTAKTITREVPKASMELLMSKGLRAKTLIITAKDKICTNDEVKCNPRDCKAAKGHYDRVNDAIMDIFHNEDLMNREVVISYALKHNVCPFEFALDVSLWCDVIICDYNYVFDPQVYLRRFFDTEGNNYVFLIDEAHNLVDRSREMFSAQINKADFLDIKDIFVDKYPSILKSINKCNGIMNKLKKDLEIEDNYYQNDEITDYYFPFKRLITLLEPWLIEEKNNPEYDKVLDFYFNLNTFLKISDYYDEHYVTSFENHGRDLIMKLYCVDSSYLLGQALKRGRSAIFFSATLTPLEYHMELLGGDDEDYHIKLSSPFPKENLLLMINDNISTKYKDRESTYSEIVESIMALTNSKRGNYFIFFPSYVYMKSIYEIIIDKDPNLNIIIQEGSMSEKDREEFLNHFSDDECVLAFAVMGGIFSEGIDLTGEKLIGAVIVGVGLPQICFERDIIKDYFNNSVGEGFEYAYVYPGMNKVLQAAGRVIRSEDDRGAILLIDNRYGSHRYKELFPNEWSHYRKVSGMSQMQMMLEKFW, encoded by the coding sequence ATGAATGATACTATTAGAATATCTGTTAGGAATCTAGTTGAATTTGTATTACGTTCAGGAGATATTGACAATAGCTTTATGTCAATGAGTAGGGCTGTAGAAGGTACATTAGCACATCAAAAGGTACAAAAGTCATATGGACCAGAGTATAAAGCAGAAGTCAGCTTAAAACATGTAGTTGAATATGAACAATTTACAATACTTCTAGAAGGTCGAGCAGATGGAATAATTACATATGAAGATAAGGTTGTAATAGATGAGATTAAGAGTACAACCAGGGATCTTGAAACAATTGAAGAAGACTATAATCCATTACATTGGGCTCAGGCACAAATCTATGGGTTTATTTATGCTGTTCAAAATAAGATTGATAACATAGATATACAGTTAACATATGTACATGTTGAAACTGAAGAGAATAAAAAGTTTATAAAGAGCTTATCTAATAAAGAACTAGAGGACTTTTTCTACAAGATTATAGATATGTATATAGAATGGGCGAATTTGACCTTTTATTGGGCTGCAATAAGAGATGAAACAATTAAAGATTTGAAATTCCCCTTTGAAAGTTATAGAAGAGGACAGAGAGAGCTTGCAGTATCGGCTTATACAACTATCAAGGAAAGTAAGAAGATATTTGCTCAGGCGCCTACAGGAATTGGAAAGACCATGTCAACATTGTTTCCGAGTATAAAATCCATCGGGGAAAGCTTATCTTCCAAGGTATTTTATCTTACTGCTAAGACTATTACAAGAGAAGTCCCTAAGGCTTCTATGGAACTTTTAATGAGTAAGGGGCTAAGGGCAAAGACCTTAATTATAACAGCAAAGGATAAGATTTGTACCAATGATGAGGTTAAGTGTAATCCCAGGGATTGCAAGGCTGCAAAAGGACATTATGATAGAGTAAATGATGCAATAATGGATATATTTCATAATGAAGATTTAATGAACAGAGAGGTTGTTATTTCCTATGCATTAAAACATAATGTCTGTCCCTTTGAATTTGCACTTGATGTAAGTCTTTGGTGTGATGTTATCATATGTGACTATAATTATGTATTTGATCCCCAAGTATATTTACGTAGGTTTTTTGATACAGAGGGAAATAACTATGTGTTTTTAATTGATGAGGCTCATAATTTAGTTGACAGATCAAGAGAGATGTTTTCGGCTCAGATAAATAAAGCAGACTTTCTGGATATAAAGGATATATTTGTGGATAAGTATCCTAGTATTTTAAAATCTATCAACAAGTGCAATGGTATTATGAACAAATTAAAGAAGGATTTAGAGATTGAAGACAATTATTATCAAAATGATGAGATTACAGATTATTACTTTCCATTCAAAAGACTGATTACCTTATTGGAACCTTGGTTAATTGAGGAGAAGAATAATCCTGAATATGATAAGGTGCTGGACTTTTATTTCAATTTAAATACCTTTTTAAAAATATCTGATTATTATGATGAACATTACGTTACAAGCTTTGAAAACCATGGTAGGGATTTAATTATGAAATTATATTGTGTTGACTCTTCATATTTGCTAGGTCAAGCTTTGAAAAGAGGAAGGTCTGCTATATTCTTTTCAGCAACATTGACACCACTTGAATACCATATGGAATTGCTTGGTGGAGATGATGAGGATTATCATATAAAACTTAGTTCTCCATTTCCAAAGGAAAATTTGTTGTTGATGATAAATGATAATATATCAACCAAGTATAAGGACAGAGAGAGTACATATTCAGAGATTGTGGAAAGTATTATGGCGTTGACAAACAGTAAGAGAGGAAATTATTTCATATTTTTTCCGTCATATGTATATATGAAAAGTATATATGAAATAATCATTGATAAAGATCCTAATTTAAACATTATTATACAAGAGGGTAGTATGTCTGAAAAGGATAGGGAAGAATTTTTAAATCATTTTAGTGATGATGAATGCGTTTTAGCCTTTGCAGTAATGGGAGGAATATTCTCTGAAGGTATCGATTTAACTGGAGAAAAATTAATAGGTGCAGTAATTGTAGGGGTAGGACTTCCACAGATTTGTTTTGAGAGAGATATTATAAAGGATTATTTTAATAATAGTGTAGGAGAAGGATTTGAATATGCCTATGTATATCCGGGTATGAATAAGGTACTTCAAGCAGCAGGCAGAGTCATTAGGTCAGAAGATGACAGGGGAGCAATACTGCTTATAGATAATAGATATGGAAGTCATAGATATAAGGAGCTGTTTCCAAATGAATGGTCTCATTATAGAAAGGTATCTGGTATGAGCCAGATGCAAATGATGCTAGAAAAATTTTGGTAG
- a CDS encoding AI-2E family transporter — protein sequence MNFKSKGIKNAILLVTYAIILMWLLDNIAGVGSVIRRILAIISPFIIGGALAFIMNSPMMFIEEAFFGRKSLLKNTKDSIKRPISYLITLIIFIATIIIILFIIIPELTRTIQELAVKIPEVWREVQIFVVKNLIDNPQLIEWINSINVDWNSMGQSAVDFLKNSAINWLSSTFTFATSFVGGIVTFVLAFIFSIYLLFQKETLARQLQKLILAFTSEGVAKKIFYIGSLSNKVFANFLSGQLLEAIILGGLFLVAMTIFKFPYALMISLIIAITALVPMVGAFIGLFIGVILILVDSTSMAFWFIIMFLIIQQIEGNLIYPHVVGKAAGLPSIWILVAVTVGGSLMGVLGILLFIPICSILYTLLREEVNERLEEKNIRKV from the coding sequence ATGAATTTTAAGTCTAAGGGAATTAAGAATGCAATATTACTAGTTACTTATGCAATCATATTAATGTGGTTATTAGATAATATAGCGGGAGTAGGATCTGTAATAAGAAGAATTTTAGCTATAATATCTCCTTTTATAATTGGAGGAGCATTAGCATTTATAATGAATAGTCCTATGATGTTTATAGAAGAAGCTTTCTTTGGTAGAAAGAGTTTACTAAAAAACACAAAGGATAGCATTAAAAGGCCCATAAGCTATTTGATTACATTAATAATATTTATAGCTACAATAATTATAATTCTATTTATAATTATTCCGGAATTAACCAGAACAATTCAAGAATTGGCAGTAAAGATACCTGAAGTCTGGAGAGAAGTTCAGATATTCGTTGTTAAAAATTTAATAGATAATCCTCAGTTAATAGAATGGATAAATAGTATCAATGTAGATTGGAATAGCATGGGACAAAGTGCAGTTGATTTCCTAAAAAATAGCGCCATAAACTGGTTAAGCTCCACATTTACCTTTGCCACTTCATTTGTAGGTGGTATAGTAACTTTTGTCTTAGCCTTTATATTTTCAATTTATTTGTTGTTTCAGAAGGAAACCCTTGCAAGACAGCTTCAAAAACTAATCTTGGCATTTACATCTGAAGGAGTAGCAAAGAAGATATTCTATATAGGAAGTCTTTCCAATAAAGTCTTTGCAAACTTTTTGTCTGGGCAGTTATTAGAAGCTATAATATTAGGTGGGCTATTCTTAGTGGCTATGACAATATTTAAATTCCCATATGCATTGATGATAAGTTTGATTATAGCTATAACAGCACTAGTACCAATGGTAGGTGCATTTATAGGCTTATTTATTGGGGTTATATTGATTTTAGTTGATAGCACTAGTATGGCATTTTGGTTTATAATTATGTTTTTAATAATACAACAAATCGAAGGAAACCTGATTTATCCTCATGTAGTAGGTAAGGCTGCTGGCCTACCTTCCATATGGATTCTTGTAGCCGTGACAGTAGGTGGAAGCCTAATGGGTGTACTTGGGATACTTCTATTTATACCAATTTGTTCTATACTATATACCCTGTTACGGGAGGAAGTTAATGAACGATTAGAGGAGAAAAATATTAGGAAGGTCTAA
- a CDS encoding hemolysin family protein, producing the protein MGDESGAPITGQLLLILVLTLVNAFFAASEMAFVSVDKKKLNSQAEEGNKKAKMLLALLREPSRFLSTIQVGITFAGFFSSASAAVGISGSLGEVLSDFGVPFAKDVAFISVTLILSYISLVFGELVPKRVALQYAEKFSMFAVKTITIVSRIMGPFVSFLSLSTNGIMRLLGISTHGVEEKITLEEIRSMVEVGQEQGVINSVEREMIDSVIGFDDKLAEEVMTARTEVFMIDLEDPIEDYLSEMMELKYSRIPVYEGDVDDIIGILYLKDFLLQSYKVGFNNVDIKKILRPAYYIPERKNINDLFKELQEKRMHMAILIDEYGGFSGIVTMEDLIEEIVGDIDDEYDHDEPDIRQIDEKIFVAKGVISIKELNSNLGTKLDEDSEDYDTLGGFIIDLLGYIPEDGEKVKLEYENIDFYIEEVSEKRVQKVRIVIKEIEDDNQEVDEE; encoded by the coding sequence ATGGGAGATGAATCTGGGGCCCCGATAACAGGACAATTGCTTTTGATTCTAGTATTAACACTAGTAAATGCATTTTTTGCTGCATCGGAAATGGCTTTTGTATCAGTTGATAAGAAAAAACTAAATTCACAGGCAGAGGAAGGTAATAAAAAGGCTAAAATGCTATTGGCACTTTTAAGAGAACCTTCAAGGTTTCTTTCAACTATTCAAGTTGGAATCACTTTTGCTGGATTTTTCTCATCAGCATCAGCAGCTGTGGGAATATCGGGAAGTTTAGGAGAAGTATTATCAGATTTTGGTGTACCTTTTGCAAAGGATGTCGCATTTATATCAGTAACTTTAATACTTTCTTATATAAGTTTAGTCTTTGGCGAGCTTGTACCGAAGAGAGTAGCACTACAATATGCAGAGAAATTTTCAATGTTTGCTGTAAAAACTATAACCATTGTATCTAGGATAATGGGTCCTTTTGTAAGCTTCTTATCTTTATCAACAAATGGAATTATGCGATTATTAGGTATTAGTACTCATGGAGTAGAGGAAAAAATTACATTAGAAGAGATACGTTCAATGGTTGAGGTAGGACAGGAACAAGGTGTAATCAATTCAGTGGAAAGAGAAATGATAGATAGCGTAATCGGATTTGATGATAAATTAGCAGAAGAGGTAATGACTGCTAGGACTGAAGTCTTCATGATAGATCTTGAGGATCCAATTGAAGATTATTTAAGTGAAATGATGGAATTAAAATATTCACGTATACCTGTGTATGAAGGTGATGTTGATGATATTATCGGCATACTCTATCTAAAAGATTTTCTGCTACAATCGTATAAGGTAGGATTTAATAATGTAGACATCAAAAAAATTCTTCGCCCAGCATATTATATACCTGAACGAAAGAATATAAATGATTTATTTAAAGAACTACAAGAGAAAAGAATGCATATGGCAATTCTTATTGATGAATATGGTGGTTTCTCAGGAATAGTAACCATGGAGGACCTTATAGAAGAAATCGTTGGTGATATTGATGACGAATATGACCATGACGAGCCTGACATAAGGCAAATTGATGAAAAAATATTTGTGGCCAAAGGTGTTATCTCTATTAAAGAGCTTAATAGTAATTTAGGTACGAAACTAGATGAAGATTCGGAGGATTATGATACCTTAGGTGGATTTATAATAGATTTACTTGGATACATACCAGAAGATGGTGAAAAGGTAAAATTAGAGTATGAAAATATAGACTTTTATATAGAAGAAGTAAGTGAAAAAAGAGTTCAGAAGGTACGTATAGTTATCAAGGAAATTGAAGATGATAACCAAGAAGTAGACGAAGAATAA
- a CDS encoding PPC domain-containing DNA-binding protein, translating into MEYKRFHNKYVVRLNSGEDIVQSIKELAKKEGIRLGNVSGIGAVNKAEVGLYELAKKEYHSTELTGDMEIVSLAGNITEMNGEVYVHLHIALSDSNYNVKAGHLNAAIISATGEIFIDVIDGVVSREKNEDIGLNLLRFK; encoded by the coding sequence ATGGAATATAAAAGATTTCACAACAAATATGTAGTTAGACTAAATAGTGGTGAGGATATTGTTCAATCAATAAAGGAACTAGCTAAAAAAGAAGGTATTAGACTGGGGAATGTATCTGGTATTGGCGCTGTAAATAAAGCTGAAGTAGGACTATATGAATTAGCAAAGAAGGAATATCATTCAACAGAGCTTACAGGAGATATGGAAATAGTTTCACTTGCTGGTAACATTACTGAAATGAATGGAGAGGTTTATGTTCATTTGCATATAGCTTTATCCGACTCTAACTACAATGTAAAAGCAGGTCATTTAAATGCTGCCATTATTAGCGCAACTGGGGAAATATTTATAGACGTAATTGATGGTGTAGTTAGTAGGGAAAAGAATGAAGACATTGGATTGAATTTATTAAGGTTCAAATAA
- a CDS encoding alpha/beta hydrolase, producing the protein MGYYINVERDVKIYVEDLNPEGHKTIVFLHGWPGSHKLYEYQFNELPKMGYRCIGIDQRGFGKSDKPWEGYDYNRLSDDVRCVVETLKLHNFTLLGHSTGGAIAIRYMSRHSGYGVSKLVLAAAAAPSLVKRSYFPYGIDEEVVINIIEGTYNDRPKMLSNFGDIFFYQYLTEPFSDWFFQLGLQAAGWSTAAIAKTWLMEELFYDLETIYVPTLILHGIHDKVVPFELGKVQNQSIRNSKLVPFEYSGHGLFYDQRDKFNEELVNFIKFTS; encoded by the coding sequence ATGGGATACTATATTAATGTTGAAAGAGATGTAAAAATTTATGTAGAAGATCTAAACCCTGAAGGTCATAAGACAATCGTATTTCTCCATGGATGGCCAGGAAGTCATAAATTATATGAATATCAATTTAATGAGCTCCCAAAAATGGGTTACAGATGTATTGGTATTGACCAAAGAGGATTTGGTAAATCAGATAAACCTTGGGAAGGATATGACTATAATCGATTGTCGGACGATGTTAGGTGTGTGGTGGAAACACTAAAGTTGCACAACTTTACTCTTCTAGGTCATTCAACTGGTGGAGCAATTGCTATTAGGTACATGTCCAGACATTCGGGATACGGAGTTTCAAAACTGGTATTAGCAGCTGCAGCAGCTCCTAGTCTTGTTAAGCGTTCATATTTTCCTTATGGCATAGATGAGGAAGTCGTAATTAATATTATTGAAGGAACCTATAATGATAGACCTAAAATGTTAAGTAACTTTGGTGATATATTTTTCTATCAATATCTAACTGAACCGTTCTCTGATTGGTTTTTTCAATTGGGATTACAAGCAGCAGGATGGTCAACTGCAGCAATTGCTAAAACATGGTTAATGGAGGAACTTTTTTATGATTTAGAAACAATTTATGTGCCTACACTAATACTTCATGGAATCCATGATAAAGTGGTCCCATTTGAATTAGGTAAAGTACAAAACCAAAGCATTAGAAACTCAAAGCTAGTGCCTTTTGAATATAGTGGCCATGGTTTGTTTTATGATCAACGTGATAAATTCAATGAGGAATTAGTTAATTTTATTAAATTTACCTCCTAA
- the manA gene encoding mannose-6-phosphate isomerase, class I — protein MTRKVIFFNPIYKNKVWGGECWVFSAHTNGQSVVRNGEFKGKTLGELWEENREIFGNISGEKFPLLVKIIDAKEDLSVQVHPTDEYAKKHENEEFGKTECWYILDCGIDAKMVLGINAESKEELDSMIDKGKWADLLQTISIEKGDFFYVPSGTVHALKSGTLVLEIQQNSDTTYRLYDYDRTDEDGNLRELHVKKSKDVIEVPYLNKQPIPIVENVDGMTKIKFIESLYFTVEKYEVKNRVDLINKKPFMLMSVIEGKGVLKVEDMKYPIEKGEHLMLSSEVDNYTLEGAISIIVSYL, from the coding sequence TTGACTAGAAAAGTAATATTCTTTAATCCTATTTATAAAAATAAAGTTTGGGGTGGAGAGTGTTGGGTGTTTTCCGCCCATACCAATGGCCAAAGTGTAGTGAGAAATGGAGAGTTTAAAGGAAAGACCCTGGGTGAACTATGGGAAGAAAATAGGGAGATATTTGGAAATATCTCGGGAGAAAAGTTTCCTTTATTAGTTAAGATAATAGATGCTAAAGAGGATTTGTCTGTACAAGTACACCCTACAGATGAATACGCTAAAAAACACGAAAATGAAGAATTTGGGAAGACCGAATGCTGGTATATTTTAGATTGTGGTATAGATGCAAAGATGGTACTTGGAATAAATGCAGAAAGTAAAGAAGAACTTGATAGTATGATTGATAAAGGTAAATGGGCAGATTTGCTGCAAACTATTTCAATTGAAAAAGGAGACTTTTTCTATGTACCAAGCGGAACTGTTCATGCTCTTAAGTCTGGTACACTAGTATTGGAAATACAACAAAATTCTGATACTACTTATAGGCTATATGATTACGATAGAACAGATGAAGATGGGAATCTAAGGGAACTTCATGTGAAGAAATCCAAGGATGTCATTGAAGTCCCGTATCTAAATAAACAACCTATACCAATAGTAGAAAATGTGGATGGAATGACAAAAATTAAGTTCATAGAATCATTATATTTCACAGTAGAAAAATATGAAGTAAAGAACAGAGTAGATCTGATAAATAAAAAACCGTTTATGCTAATGAGTGTCATCGAAGGGAAAGGAGTATTAAAAGTGGAGGATATGAAATATCCAATTGAGAAAGGAGAGCATCTCATGTTATCTTCTGAAGTTGATAACTATACACTAGAGGGTGCCATTAGCATTATTGTATCTTATTTATAG
- a CDS encoding ROK family protein, with protein sequence MLGSIEAGGTKFVCAVGDKNLNVVDRISFSTTTPEETMKKVFEFFNAYKDLKAIGIGSFGPIDINKNSPRYGYITSTPKLEWKDFNFLGAVKKHYHIPIGWTTDVNAACLGEYEVGSAVKNDSCIYLTIGTGIGGGAIVKGKFIEGFGHPEMGHILVRRHPKDDNFQGWCPYHGDCLEGLAAGPSVEKRYGMKAQDLGPDHEVWEILAYYLAQALFNYTLVLRPEKIILGGGVMKQPQLLEMIKKEFMALLGDYIEISEIDEYIVKPILGDNAGIIGGLILAKEACK encoded by the coding sequence ATGCTAGGATCCATAGAAGCTGGAGGTACTAAATTTGTTTGTGCAGTAGGAGATAAGAATTTAAATGTGGTAGATAGGATTTCTTTTTCTACTACTACTCCAGAAGAAACCATGAAAAAAGTATTTGAGTTTTTTAATGCTTACAAGGACTTAAAAGCTATAGGTATAGGCTCATTTGGTCCTATTGACATCAATAAGAATTCACCAAGATATGGATATATTACCTCCACACCAAAACTAGAATGGAAAGATTTCAATTTTCTTGGGGCTGTTAAAAAGCATTACCATATCCCCATTGGATGGACCACAGATGTAAATGCAGCTTGTTTAGGAGAATATGAGGTAGGTAGTGCAGTAAAGAATGACAGCTGTATTTATTTAACAATAGGAACTGGGATAGGTGGAGGTGCTATAGTTAAGGGGAAATTTATAGAAGGATTCGGACATCCTGAAATGGGACATATTCTAGTAAGGAGACATCCTAAGGATGATAATTTTCAAGGTTGGTGTCCATATCACGGGGACTGTTTAGAGGGGTTAGCTGCAGGACCTTCAGTAGAAAAGAGATATGGTATGAAGGCTCAGGATCTGGGGCCAGACCATGAAGTCTGGGAGATTCTAGCATATTATCTTGCTCAAGCCCTATTTAACTATACTTTAGTATTAAGACCAGAAAAAATCATTCTAGGAGGAGGAGTTATGAAGCAACCTCAATTACTAGAAATGATTAAGAAGGAATTTATGGCACTATTAGGAGATTATATTGAAATATCAGAGATAGATGAATATATAGTAAAACCCATTCTAGGTGATAATGCCGGAATTATCGGGGGGTTAATATTAGCAAAAGAAGCTTGTAAATAG
- a CDS encoding ROK family protein yields MRVLGFDIGGTKSAVILAKKIDGKIVFHDRIEIQTTRDWKKVIDELIEEGSNMLQRFGKDNEEYKIGISCGGPLDGKNGIILSPPNLSGWDNVPIVDYIYNRLGVKPKLQNDADACALAEWKYGAGKGYENIIFLTFGTGLGAGLILNGQLYTGANNMAGEVGHIRLSSEGPIGYGKHGSFEGFCSGGGIAQIAKEKAYSLEKQGLKASYIKLDAEDITTKDVAEAAREGHEDALDVFRLSGEYFGKGLSILIDILNPELIIVGSIYARVGRFLNDSMYREIEREALESSRRAVKIVPAQLGEQIGDYGAVVTALA; encoded by the coding sequence ATGAGAGTTTTAGGATTTGATATTGGCGGGACAAAGTCAGCAGTTATCTTGGCGAAAAAGATAGATGGAAAAATTGTTTTCCATGATCGTATAGAAATACAAACTACTAGGGATTGGAAGAAGGTAATAGACGAATTAATTGAAGAAGGCTCAAATATGCTGCAACGATTTGGAAAAGACAATGAAGAATATAAGATTGGTATTTCCTGCGGTGGACCTTTAGATGGTAAAAATGGAATTATTCTATCTCCACCTAATCTTTCGGGCTGGGACAATGTACCTATTGTAGATTATATTTATAATAGATTGGGAGTAAAACCAAAGCTTCAAAATGATGCAGATGCCTGTGCTTTAGCAGAATGGAAGTATGGAGCGGGAAAGGGATATGAAAATATTATTTTCCTAACCTTTGGAACTGGCCTAGGGGCTGGACTTATATTAAATGGACAATTATATACTGGTGCTAACAATATGGCAGGTGAAGTAGGTCATATACGACTTAGTTCTGAAGGGCCAATTGGATACGGTAAGCATGGAAGTTTTGAAGGTTTTTGCAGTGGAGGTGGAATTGCTCAAATTGCAAAGGAAAAGGCTTATAGTCTAGAAAAACAAGGATTGAAAGCATCGTATATTAAGTTGGATGCTGAGGATATTACTACAAAAGATGTAGCAGAAGCAGCTCGGGAAGGTCATGAAGATGCCTTAGATGTCTTCAGATTGTCTGGTGAATACTTTGGTAAGGGGTTATCTATCTTGATTGATATTTTAAATCCTGAATTGATTATAGTAGGTAGTATATATGCCAGGGTAGGAAGGTTTTTAAATGATTCAATGTATAGGGAAATTGAAAGAGAGGCCTTAGAATCCTCAAGAAGAGCTGTCAAGATAGTACCTGCTCAATTAGGAGAACAAATCGGGGATTACGGAGCAGTAGTAACTGCTTTAGCATAG
- a CDS encoding SIS domain-containing protein, protein MKKNTEAIIQEFKENYPEMIYLVEELNGLIEEMINRIKQGGKVLVCGNGGSSSDSEHIVGEFLKEFYIKRPLNKEFLDKFLDRFPGETYEYISEKLQEGIPAISLVSQTGFLSAYGNDVSYDMAYAQQVYVYGNEKDIFIGLSTSGNSSNVYYAAMIAKTKGIFVISLTGETGGKLKNVSDALLNAPSQETYRVQEYHLPLYHLICRAVEYEIYGDEI, encoded by the coding sequence TTGAAAAAGAATACAGAAGCCATAATCCAAGAATTTAAAGAAAATTATCCTGAGATGATATATCTAGTGGAAGAATTGAATGGTCTTATAGAAGAAATGATAAATAGAATCAAACAGGGTGGGAAAGTACTGGTTTGTGGTAATGGCGGAAGCTCTTCAGATAGTGAACATATTGTGGGAGAATTTTTGAAGGAATTTTATATTAAAAGACCATTAAATAAAGAGTTTCTAGATAAATTTTTGGATAGATTTCCAGGTGAAACCTATGAATATATCTCAGAAAAGCTGCAAGAAGGAATACCTGCCATATCCTTAGTATCTCAGACCGGATTTTTAAGTGCCTATGGGAATGATGTGAGCTATGACATGGCATATGCTCAGCAGGTATATGTATATGGAAATGAAAAAGATATATTTATTGGTTTATCTACTTCTGGAAACTCCTCCAATGTTTATTATGCAGCCATGATTGCCAAGACAAAGGGAATTTTTGTAATATCCCTTACCGGTGAAACAGGCGGCAAGCTCAAGAACGTAAGTGATGCTCTTTTAAATGCTCCATCACAAGAGACTTATAGAGTACAAGAGTATCATCTGCCATTATACCATCTAATTTGTAGAGCAGTTGAATATGAAATATATGGTGATGAAATATGA